The Desulfoscipio gibsoniae DSM 7213 genome contains a region encoding:
- a CDS encoding type IV pilus twitching motility protein PilT, translating to MNGQQLPDLNKILTRTVEMNGSDLHINAGVPPVVRVNGTLEKMADVVSLTAQDIEDMVFPILELNHREILEKELELDFSYSVPGVSRFRGNIMWQRGTLAVNFRVVAMNIPRFDDLGLPPAVADLAGLPRGMVLVTGATGSGKSTTLAAIINKINEERALNIVTVEDPIEFLHSNKQSIIKQREVGSDTHSFAAALRHVLRHDPDVILIGEMRDTESISIALTAAETGHLVFSTLHTQTAPLAIHRIVDVFPEGMRSQIRQQLADSLQGVIAQQLVPRTDGKGRVAVIELLLTTSAVKNLIRESKEHQLYTVMQTGRNLGMQTMDQALAGLCMAGQISREMALARAVDKVELERALRRTSF from the coding sequence ATGAATGGGCAGCAATTGCCTGACCTTAACAAAATCCTGACCCGAACGGTGGAAATGAATGGTTCGGACCTGCATATCAACGCCGGCGTACCTCCGGTGGTGCGGGTTAACGGGACACTGGAAAAAATGGCGGATGTGGTTAGTCTTACAGCCCAGGATATTGAAGACATGGTTTTCCCCATCCTGGAGCTCAATCACCGGGAAATACTGGAAAAAGAATTGGAGCTGGATTTTTCTTATTCTGTTCCCGGGGTCAGTCGTTTCCGGGGCAACATCATGTGGCAGCGCGGGACGCTGGCAGTCAACTTCCGAGTGGTGGCCATGAATATTCCCCGTTTTGATGACCTGGGCCTGCCCCCGGCGGTGGCGGACCTGGCCGGGCTGCCCAGGGGCATGGTGCTGGTCACCGGTGCCACCGGCAGCGGTAAGTCCACCACCCTGGCGGCAATCATCAACAAGATCAATGAGGAACGCGCCCTGAATATTGTCACAGTGGAAGATCCCATTGAATTTTTGCACAGCAACAAACAATCCATCATCAAGCAGCGGGAGGTGGGCAGCGATACCCACTCCTTCGCGGCTGCGCTGCGGCACGTCTTGCGCCATGATCCGGACGTTATTCTAATCGGCGAAATGCGGGACACCGAAAGCATCTCCATAGCTCTTACCGCCGCTGAAACCGGGCACTTAGTTTTTTCCACCCTACACACCCAGACAGCGCCACTGGCCATCCACCGTATTGTTGACGTGTTTCCGGAAGGCATGCGCAGTCAGATCAGGCAGCAGCTGGCCGATTCCTTGCAGGGTGTCATTGCTCAACAGCTGGTGCCCAGGACAGATGGTAAGGGCAGGGTGGCCGTCATAGAATTGCTGCTCACTACCTCGGCGGTAAAAAATTTAATTCGCGAAAGTAAGGAACACCAGCTCTATACAGTGATGCAAACAGGCCGCAATCTGGGTATGCAGACCATGGACCAGGCCCTGGCCGGATTATGTATGGCAGGCCAGATATCCAGGGAAATGGCCCTGGCCCGTGCCGTGGATAAAGTGGAGTTGGAACGCGCCCTGCGCAGAACTTCCTTTTAG
- a CDS encoding type II secretion system F family protein → MPVFVYQAMDKSGQPVDGKLEAEHEFSAAAKLQKMGYIVLEVTEVKESTFGKTFALRRKVKIGDISFFSRQLTAMLTAGIPLTRCLYTLHEQTKNPVLQQTVGQVARDVEGGISMSEALSAHPAIFSSMYVDMVKAGEMGGMIEEMLQRLSEQLDRDKNLRDNIRSATMYPIMVIIFAICVVLAMMFFIVPIFMGFFPEDVPLPLATRIVMGISDSLRGYWYLYILTVILAVLGLRVYMSSEGGKKTLDRLKFKVPVFGDLFHKVTVARFARTLSTLLGGGIPVLQALEAAGPASGSIQVANAIKQAGASIMQGQSIAVPLKNSDLFPPMLVNMVAVGEETGQLPELLGRVADFYEEEVATMTKGLTAMIEPLLLMLIGCIVGSILIAVYLPIFTVVTSIGGK, encoded by the coding sequence ATGCCGGTATTTGTTTATCAGGCTATGGATAAATCGGGCCAGCCCGTAGACGGTAAGCTGGAGGCCGAGCATGAATTCTCGGCTGCCGCCAAACTGCAAAAGATGGGCTACATTGTCCTTGAAGTTACGGAGGTTAAAGAATCAACTTTTGGCAAAACCTTTGCCCTGCGGCGCAAGGTTAAAATCGGTGATATAAGTTTTTTCAGCCGCCAGCTTACCGCCATGCTCACCGCGGGCATCCCGCTGACCCGCTGCCTGTACACGCTGCATGAACAGACTAAAAACCCCGTGTTACAGCAAACCGTGGGTCAGGTGGCTCGCGATGTGGAAGGCGGCATAAGCATGTCCGAGGCACTAAGTGCCCACCCTGCGATTTTCTCATCCATGTACGTGGATATGGTCAAAGCAGGGGAAATGGGCGGCATGATTGAGGAAATGCTGCAAAGGCTCTCCGAGCAGTTGGACCGGGATAAAAACCTGCGGGACAACATCCGTTCCGCCACTATGTACCCAATCATGGTGATAATTTTCGCCATCTGCGTGGTTTTAGCGATGATGTTTTTCATTGTGCCCATATTTATGGGGTTTTTCCCTGAAGATGTACCATTACCGCTGGCGACGCGAATTGTGATGGGTATCAGCGATTCCCTGCGCGGTTACTGGTATCTATATATACTTACTGTTATACTGGCCGTCCTGGGCCTACGCGTGTACATGTCCAGCGAGGGAGGTAAAAAGACGCTGGATAGGTTGAAATTTAAGGTGCCGGTATTTGGCGATCTATTTCATAAGGTTACCGTGGCCCGCTTTGCCCGTACATTGTCCACCCTGCTGGGAGGGGGTATTCCGGTTTTACAGGCCCTGGAAGCCGCAGGTCCCGCGTCCGGCAGTATACAGGTGGCCAACGCGATTAAGCAAGCCGGCGCCAGCATTATGCAAGGACAAAGCATTGCAGTACCTTTGAAAAATAGTGATCTGTTTCCACCCATGCTGGTCAATATGGTGGCGGTGGGGGAAGAAACCGGGCAGCTCCCGGAACTACTGGGACGGGTGGCGGACTTTTACGAGGAAGAGGTGGCCACCATGACCAAGGGATTGACCGCCATGATCGAACCGCTGCTGTTGATGTTGATCGGCTGTATCGTGGGATCAATCCTAATTGCTGTCTACCTGCCGATATTTACAGTGGTAACGTCTATCGGGGGTAAATAA
- a CDS encoding GspE/PulE family protein gives MMNWQTRNLLGTCLVKEGVISQEQLDQALEKQKASPNKEDSLSKILVRDGHCTEDDIARVTAKRAGGSYITLDSITIDPAAVATMPVTAFKKYKALPVAFDGDKLVVAMKYPDNIVAIDDLQIMTGFDIKPVVVPDSELEAAIEKYSRVGLDFEYLNDEEQQEENINIETDDQTSRPAVQIAHMILDQAVGSRASDIHIEPYETYLRVRFRIDGVMHDMMQLPRKIHASLVSRIKIMASMNIAERRIPQDGRMSLTIEGKPIDARVASLPASFGERLTLRLLDRSAKIISLEELGMAPEMLRRYRQVLDLPYGCILATGPTGSGKSTTLFASLATLDKVAKNVITVEDPVEYRMESVNQVQINTRAGLTFASGLRSILRSDPDIIMVGEIRDQETAKLAIESALTGHLVFSTLHTNDAAGAVSRLTEMGIEPFLTSSALACVLAQRLARVLCPNCKEPYEIDRRQLERVSGFPLAENETRVKLYRPVGCMRCGNTGFKGRIGIYELLFNTETIQKMALERKSASDIKKAAIAEGMVTLRQDGLDKVKKGITSLEEIMRVIV, from the coding sequence ATGATGAATTGGCAAACGAGAAACCTGTTGGGCACCTGTCTGGTCAAAGAAGGCGTGATTAGCCAGGAGCAGCTGGATCAAGCGCTGGAAAAACAAAAAGCAAGCCCAAACAAAGAAGATAGTCTGAGTAAAATACTGGTCAGAGACGGGCATTGCACCGAAGATGATATTGCCAGGGTAACCGCCAAAAGGGCGGGTGGTTCTTATATTACCCTGGATAGTATAACTATTGATCCCGCTGCCGTGGCAACAATGCCTGTGACGGCTTTTAAAAAATATAAAGCTCTGCCCGTAGCCTTTGACGGGGACAAGCTTGTGGTGGCCATGAAGTACCCTGATAATATCGTGGCCATTGATGACTTACAGATTATGACCGGCTTTGATATCAAGCCCGTAGTGGTACCTGATAGTGAGCTGGAGGCGGCCATCGAAAAATACAGCCGGGTGGGCCTGGATTTTGAGTATCTAAATGATGAAGAGCAGCAGGAAGAAAATATTAATATCGAAACCGATGACCAGACTTCCAGGCCGGCCGTACAAATCGCCCACATGATCCTGGACCAGGCTGTAGGCTCCAGGGCCAGCGATATACATATCGAACCTTACGAAACTTACCTGCGGGTGCGTTTCCGGATTGACGGGGTGATGCACGATATGATGCAGCTGCCCCGTAAAATACACGCGTCGCTGGTATCACGAATTAAAATTATGGCCAGCATGAATATCGCGGAACGGCGCATACCCCAGGACGGGCGCATGTCCCTGACAATAGAAGGTAAGCCCATTGACGCCCGGGTAGCCTCGCTGCCGGCCAGTTTTGGCGAACGCCTGACCCTGCGGCTGTTGGATCGCTCGGCCAAAATCATCAGCCTGGAAGAACTGGGTATGGCTCCCGAGATGCTGCGCAGGTATCGACAGGTCTTAGACCTGCCTTATGGCTGTATACTGGCCACCGGTCCGACGGGCAGCGGCAAGAGCACTACGCTGTTTGCCAGTCTGGCTACTTTGGACAAGGTGGCCAAGAATGTCATAACCGTGGAGGATCCCGTGGAATACCGGATGGAAAGCGTAAACCAGGTGCAAATCAACACCAGGGCCGGCCTGACCTTTGCCTCGGGACTTCGTTCCATACTACGCAGCGACCCGGATATCATCATGGTGGGGGAAATCAGGGACCAGGAAACAGCCAAACTGGCTATTGAATCAGCCCTAACGGGCCACCTGGTTTTTTCCACCCTGCATACCAACGACGCGGCGGGGGCTGTAAGCCGCCTTACGGAAATGGGCATTGAACCTTTCTTGACTTCATCTGCACTGGCATGTGTACTGGCCCAGCGTCTGGCCAGGGTGCTGTGTCCCAACTGCAAGGAACCTTATGAGATAGACCGGAGGCAGTTGGAAAGGGTATCCGGTTTTCCACTGGCCGAAAATGAAACCAGGGTAAAGTTATACCGCCCGGTAGGCTGCATGCGCTGCGGCAATACCGGCTTTAAAGGCCGGATAGGTATATATGAGCTGCTTTTTAACACCGAAACAATCCAGAAGATGGCGTTGGAGCGCAAATCAGCCAGCGATATTAAAAAGGCGGCCATCGCCGAAGGCATGGTGACACTGCGCCAAGACGGCCTGGATAAAGTTAAAAAGGGGATTACATCCTTGGAAGAGATAATGAGGGTGATCGTATGA